From Pseudoxanthomonas sp. YR558, the proteins below share one genomic window:
- the phoR gene encoding phosphate regulon sensor histidine kinase PhoR, with protein sequence MPHHIRSAWFKTLGQLAGILALAVVVGLLLGQVWPVVTLAALGVVAWHYWRLRKVLLRLTARQRLEPAQGQGVWNELDRLLFRGQAEMRTRKRRLLDMLRAYRAAAAALPDAVVVVERNSQRVQWFNKAASSLLGLQYPTDIGAPVGDRLQPLPMSHWLAAGRNAEPMLDAASPVDPDLRLNLRLIPYSDQYWLLVARDVSKMLRLEQMRRDFVANVSHELRTPLTVVHGYLDMLEPTEYPDWAPMLAEMQKQSQRMTQLVEDLLTLSRLEAQESLPDENVAMAPMLATLRREAEALSHRRHTVVIQDEAGVDLSGSNKELHSAFSNLVSNAVRYTPVGGTITVRFAREGDGAVLSVRDTGYGIPSSHLPRITERFYRVSTSRSRESGGTGLGLSIVKHVLNLHQARLEIESEVGHGSIFSVHFGAQRVEPRLDASTPALTDQTA encoded by the coding sequence ATGCCCCACCACATCCGTTCCGCGTGGTTCAAGACGCTAGGCCAACTGGCCGGCATCCTCGCGCTGGCCGTGGTGGTCGGCCTGCTGCTGGGCCAGGTATGGCCCGTGGTCACGTTGGCCGCACTGGGCGTAGTGGCCTGGCACTACTGGCGGCTGCGCAAAGTGCTGCTGCGACTGACCGCGCGGCAGCGACTGGAACCCGCCCAGGGCCAGGGCGTCTGGAACGAACTCGACCGTCTGCTCTTCCGCGGCCAGGCCGAGATGCGCACCCGCAAGCGCCGCCTGCTCGACATGCTGCGCGCCTACCGCGCCGCTGCTGCCGCCCTGCCTGACGCCGTCGTGGTGGTGGAACGCAACAGCCAGCGCGTGCAGTGGTTCAACAAGGCGGCTAGCAGCCTGCTCGGCCTGCAGTACCCCACCGACATCGGCGCACCGGTCGGTGACCGACTGCAGCCGCTGCCGATGTCGCATTGGCTCGCCGCCGGCCGCAACGCCGAGCCGATGCTGGATGCCGCCTCACCGGTGGACCCGGACCTGCGCCTCAACCTGCGCCTGATTCCCTACTCCGACCAGTACTGGCTGCTGGTCGCGCGCGACGTCAGCAAGATGCTGCGCCTGGAGCAGATGCGGCGGGACTTCGTCGCCAACGTTTCGCATGAACTGCGCACGCCGCTGACCGTCGTGCACGGTTACCTCGACATGCTCGAACCCACCGAATACCCGGACTGGGCGCCGATGCTGGCCGAGATGCAGAAGCAGTCGCAACGCATGACCCAACTGGTCGAGGACCTGCTGACCCTGTCGCGCCTCGAAGCGCAGGAGAGCCTGCCCGACGAGAACGTCGCGATGGCGCCCATGCTGGCCACGCTGCGTCGCGAGGCCGAAGCGCTGAGCCACCGCCGGCATACCGTGGTGATCCAGGACGAAGCCGGCGTGGACCTGTCGGGATCGAACAAGGAACTGCACAGCGCGTTCTCCAACCTGGTCAGCAACGCGGTGCGTTACACCCCGGTAGGCGGCACCATCACCGTCCGCTTCGCGCGCGAAGGCGACGGCGCGGTGCTCAGCGTGCGCGACACCGGCTACGGCATTCCGTCCTCGCACCTGCCGCGCATCACCGAGCGTTTCTACCGTGTATCGACCAGCCGCTCGCGCGAGAGCGGCGGCACCGGCCTGGGCCTGTCCATCGTCAAGCACGTGCTCAACCTGCATCAGGCGCGGCTCGAGATCGAAAGCGAAGTCGGCCATGGCAGTATCTTTTCCGTGCATTTCGGCGCACAGCGCGTGGAACCCCGCCTGGACGCTTCAACCCCCGCCCTGACGGACCAGACCGCATGA